One Solanum lycopersicum chromosome 2, SLM_r2.1 genomic region harbors:
- the LOC101260394 gene encoding uncharacterized protein, which produces MSLIAGSYERFIWGFKLRSLKNDQNYELTPLFSFPSHLSPIKCTAVAGSAAVSGGADDTIKIYDLSTCSEIGSLHHSATVTSLSFFTPSSFSFPRNLIAASEDGSVSIYDADPFVHLKTVKVHRKAVNSICIHPSGRLALTVGRDECMAMVNLVRGRRSFYCRLGKEASLVNFSDGGEKFFMVMDDKISVHESEDAKAILELDSKKRVLCATYGMHGILFTGGEDRSIKAWDITSGKLAYSIEDAHSTRVKGIVVLHKNSDGDAEDHQHIVASASSDGVIRVWDVRMTNKDKPNPLAEVNTKSRLTCLAGSSIKSMKRPQVGNTTSNGQQLDAGEES; this is translated from the exons ATGAGTTTAATTGCAGGTTCATACGAGAGATTCATTTGGGGATTCAAGTTGAGATCCCTCAAAAACGATCAGAATTACGAACTAACCCCTCTATTCTCCTTCCCTTCACATCTCTCACCAATTAAATGCACCGCCGTCGCCGGTTCTGCCGCTGTATCCGGCGGCGCCGATGACACTATCAAAATCTATGACCTTTCTACTTGCTCAGAAATTGGGTCACTACACCACTCCGCCACCGTTACTTCACTTTCCTTTTTTACCCCTTCTTCATTCTCCTTCCCTCGTAACCTTATTGCCGCGTCTGAAGATGGTTCGGTTTCCATATATGATGCTGATCCTTTTGTTCATCTCAAGACGGTTAAAGTGCATCGTAAGGCAGTGAATTCTATATGCATTCATCCGTCGGGGAGGTTGGCATTGACTGTTGGAAGAGATGAATGTATGGCTATGGTTAATTTggttagaggaaggagaagtttTTATTGTAGGTTGGGAAAAGAAGCTTCTTTAGTTAATTTTAGTGATGGTGGTGAAAAGTTTTTTATGGTTATGGATGATAAGATTTCTGTACATGAATCTGAAGATGCCAAAGCTATTCTAGAGCTTGACAGTAAGAAGAGGGTGCTTTGTGCCACTTATGGGATG CATGGTATTTTGTTTACTGGGGGAGAGGACCGGAGTATTAAAGCTTGGGACATTACTAGTGGAAAACTTGCATATAGCATTGAAGATGCACATTCTACCCGTGTGAAAGGCATTGTTGTGCTACACAAAAACAGTGATGGTGATGCTGAAGATCATCAACACATAGTAGCATCAGCATCATCAGATGGGGTCATACGTGTTTGGGATGTTCGCATGACTAACAAAGATAAGCCAAATCCACTGGCTGAGGTCAATACAAAATCCAGGCTGACTTGTCTGGCTGGATCATCCATCAAAT CTATGAAAAGACCACAGGTTGGAAATACTACTTCAAATGGACAACAGCTCGACGCAGGTGAAGAATCATAG
- the LOC101260101 gene encoding secretory carrier-associated membrane protein 2: MAGRYDHNPFEEEEEVNPFADGGGRGKSSGQSKFSGGAFYTTSGSVPPATNSRLSPLPPEPADFYDRNASIDIPLDSASDLKKKEKELQSKENELRRREQDLKRREDAAARAGIVLEEKNWPPFFPIIHHDIANEIPIHLQKLQYVAFTTFLGLIACLLWNIVATTTAWIKEGDVKIWFLSIIYFISGVPGAYFMWYRPLYRAFRTEGAMKFAWFFLFYLVHIVFCVFAAVAPPVVFRGKSLTGILPAVDLIGKNVLVGIFYFIGFGLFCLESLLSIWVIQQVYMYFRGSGKAAQMKQEAARGALRAAI, translated from the exons ATGGCCGGCCGTTATGATCATAACccttttgaagaagaagaagaagttaacCCTTTTGCT GATGGCGGAGGCAGAGGGAAATCTTCAGGGCAATCAAAATTTAGTGGAGGTGCATTTTATACCACA TCCGGGAGTGTGCCTCCAGCAACAAACTCCAGACTTTCACCCCTTCCGCCAGAACCAGCTGATTTCTATGACCGCAATGCGTCAATTGATATTCCTCTTGACAGTGCTTCG GAcctgaaaaagaaagaaaaagaattacaGTCTAAGGAGAATGAATTGCGGAGGAGGGAACAG gatcTAAAAAGGAGAGAAGATGCTGCTGCACGAG CCGGCATTGTTCTCGAGGAGAAAAATTGGCCTCCGTTCTTCCCAATCATCCATCATGATATTGCAAATGAAATACCAATTCATCTTCAAAAGCTACAATATGTTGCATTTACAACGTTCTTGG GACTTATTGCATGCCTATTATGGAACATTGTAGCTACAACTACAGCATGGATTAAAGAAGGAG ATGTGAAGATCTGGTTCCTTTCTATCATATACTTCATATCAGGTGTTCCTGGAGCCTACTTCATGTGGTATCGTCCTCTGTATCGTGCGTTTAG AACTGAGGGTGCCATGAAGTTTGCGTGgtttttcttgttttacttG GTTCACATTGTATTTTGCGTCTTTGCTGCTGTTGCTCCTCCAGTAGTCTTCAGAGGAAAATCCCTTAC AGGCATCCTGCCTGCGGTGGATCTCATCGGCAAAAATGTACTTGTTGGG ATTTTCTACTTCATCGGTTTTGGGTTATTTTGTCTCGAGTCATTGCTGAGCATTTGGGTTATTCAG CAAGTATACATGTATTTCCGAGGAAGTGGTAAAGCCGCGCAGATGAAGCAAGAAGCTGCTAGAGGTGCCCTTAGAGCAGCAATATAA